The proteins below are encoded in one region of Pygocentrus nattereri isolate fPygNat1 chromosome 13, fPygNat1.pri, whole genome shotgun sequence:
- the rasd1 gene encoding dexamethasone-induced Ras-related protein 1 produces MIKKMSPSESEFDIPSKNCYRMVILGSTKVGKSAIVSRFLNGRFEEQYTPTIEDFHRKLYSIRGDIYQLDILDTSGNHPFPAMRRLSILTGDVFLLVFSLDNQESFREVQRLKQQIYETKSCLKNKTKENVDVPLVICGNKGDREFSREVQREEIEQLVARDEQCAYFEISAKRNTNVDRMFQTLFTMAKLPNEMSPDLHRKVSLQYCDVLHRKSFRSKKLKDNDAYGIIAPFARRPSVHSDLMYIKEKAVGSGQGKDKERCVIS; encoded by the exons ATGATTAAGAAAATGTCACCCTCAGAGAGTGAGTTCGATATCCCCTCCAAGAACTGCTACAGGATGGTCATTCTGGGCTCCACCAAAGTCGGCAAGTCAGCCATCGTGTCCCGGTTCCTCAATGGCAGGTTCGAGGAGCAGTACACGCCCACCATAGAGGACTTTCACAGGAAGCTCTACAGCATCAGGGGAGACATTTACCAGCTGGACATTCTGGACACCTCGGGGAACCATCCATTCCCTGCTATGAGGAGACTGTCCATACTTACAG GTGACGTGTTCCTCCTGGTGTTTAGTCTGGACAACCAAGAGTCCTTTCGGGAGGTGCAGCGCCTCAAGCAGCAGATCTACGAGACCAAGTCGTGCCTGAAAAACAAGACCAAGGAGAACGTGGATGTGCCGCTGGTAATCTGCGGCAACAAGGGCGACCGCGAGTTTTCCCGCGAGGTCCAGCGCGAAGAGATTGAGCAGCTGGTGGCCAGAGACGAGCAGTGCGCCTACTTCGAGATCTCAGCCAAGCGCAATACAAACGTGGACCGCATGTTCCAGACGCTCTTCACCATGGCCAAGCTGCCCAACGAGATGAGCCCAGATCTGCACCGCAAGGTGTCGCTGCAGTACTGCGACGTGCTGCACCGAAAGTCATTCCGCAGCAAGAAGCTGAAGGACAACGACGCGTACGGCATCATTGCGCCCTTCGCCAGGCGCCCCAGCGTGCACAGCGACCTGATGTACATCAAGGAGAAGGCGGTGGGCAGCGGGCAGGGCAAGGACAAAGAGAGATGCGTGATCAGCTAA